In Pelodictyon luteolum DSM 273, the genomic stretch GCGGAAATGCTGTTGCAAGCGCTTGCTCGAGGCCGTCAAGGCTCATGTTTGCCAGTCCCGGACTGATGATGCCGCCTTGCGGCGTGCCCGAGGCTGTGGGAAAGAGCTCGTTGTTGAACACGAAGCCTGCCTTCAGCCATTTGCGGAGGATCGGCGTATCCATGGGGATGTTGTCGACCAGCCATTGGTGGCTGATAGCATCGAAGCACCCGGCAATATCGGCCTCAAGTATCCATTGTGCGGAATCGCGTCTTGCGAGGCAGATGAAACACTGTTCTGCCACGTCGGCTGTTGACCGCCATGGTCGGAACCCGTACGAGTTGCCGTCCGCGGTGGTTTCCGCTACAGGCTCCAGTGCAAGCCAGTAGAGCGCTTGCATGGCCCTGTCTTTCATGGTTGGGATGCCGAGAGGTCGTTGCTTACCGTTCTTCTTCGGAATGTAGGTCCTTCGAAGGGGAAGGGGCTTGTAGCCTCTTCGTCTCAGCGATGCTGCGGCATTGGCCTTTGCTTTTGATGTTTTCCAGACGTCTCCGTCGACTCCCGGGGTGTTTTTCCCCCGGTTTTCCGTCACCCGTTTGACGGCAAGAACCTTGCCGCTGTGCGAGTGGGTCAGCAGCCACTGCAAGGCTTTCACCCTGCCATGACGGCCTTCCTTTGTTGCCTTTGCAATACGTGCCTGAAGCCTCCTGACCTGTCGCTTGATCCGGGACCAGTTGATCCCTTGCCAGTCGAGGCCGGAAGGTGCACACACAGGGTTATCCGTGTTCATTTGCGTTCCTTCTGCATGGGAGGTTCTTCAAGTTATCTTGCAAATCGAGACCATGAGGACGTCAGCCCGTTTTCACGTGGGGTGATGTTGCAACCCCTATCCGCCCGATTACAGGACGGCGTTCGCTTCTTCCCCACTCTCATACCCGCACTTTCATGGTCCTTCCTTACAGTCGGATTGCCCGGCATGGCCGGGCGGAAGTACGGGGTTTCCGTGTTCCGCGTATAGAACATGCGGATGGGTTAGGTTCCGTCTCTCCACCGGCGGGATTTGTTGGCCGTGTGTGCTCCACATGGAAGGGAGCATACCTGCCCGCGTACCTTTTGGTCCAAGCGTTGTCAGTGAGCTTTCGCTTGCTTATTATAACGATGGTTGTGACGATTCACCTGCGTTAACCATACCATCCTCCCCCTTGCCCCTCTCCGCCTGCTACTGGCAGATTCAGCTTCTCCTCACGGGTCGGCCTACGGTTTCCCGCGGGTACGTTTCCGGTAGCTTCACACAGGGCGATTGCTCATCCTGCATGTGCCGGTGGGGGCAGTTGACGGCACAACTGGTTCTGCAAAGAACAGTTCAAATACGCGACTTCACGTCGCACTCCATGTCATAATAGCCGTTGTACATGACCGAGAGAATATCCCCATCGCCTTTGATGACGCCGTTGGCTTCGATAGATCCGATTTTATCCACATCGTTTGCCTGATAGCCTGCGGCAAGTTCAAGTCTGAAGTCGTTTTTCCTGAGGCCGTATGCAACATTGATTGCGTAGCCCGGTTCATACTTGACCGCATCCTGGAGGGTGTATGAGAAGCCGGAGAGGGTTCCCGACAGGTCGGAGTCTCCCATCATGGTCATTCCGCCGGAGATGCTGAGATACGAATCGGTCGAGGCCTCTGCCGGAGAGGGTGCTGCACAGATGGCGGCCAGAAGAAACGCGAGTACTGATTTTTTCATGATATCGTGGTTGTATGGTTGTGGTAAAAGCTGAAAAGGCGTTTTCAGTGACAGGGAAGGTGCCGGCAGTTGTTTCAATGCCGGCCGGTTTAACGGGTTGCAATGGATGAACGGTTCAGAGTGTTCCGGATGCATACGTTCCGAGAATGCTCCATCCCAGCGCCGCAATTACAATTGCGGGACCGAAGGGCCATTCGGCTTCCGGACTGAAGTTTTTGAACTGGCGCCACACCGCGTACCAGAGTACGGTGATGATGCCGGAGGCAATCACGATGTAGAGTACACCCTGCATGCCCCACCATGCGGCCAGAGCCGCAAGCAGCTTAAGGTCTCCGCCCCCCATGCCCCTAACGCCCTTGACTTGTTGGTACACCCACCCGAGCCCGCCGAGCATTACAAGCATTATGGTAGCGGATGCTGCACTGGCGATAAGGCTCTGATGGGTAAGCCCCGCGTAACTGGCGCCAAGCCCTGCCAGCCCCAGCGGCAGGACCACCCGGTCCGGAAGCATGGTGGTGTCCCAGTCCGCGAGGGCGAGGAGCAGCAGCGTGCTTGCAAGGCATGCCAAGATCAGCGCACCCCAGATGGCCTCCCCGGTGGCGGTGTTTGCAGCATAGATCCAGATGCCTGCGTTGAGGGCCGGTACCCACAGCCGCCGGCCGGCCGGAACGGGTAGCTTGAGCCCGCCGCCCGGGCCCTGCCATTCATCGATGGGAGCCTCGGCCTCCTCGAGCACCTGCTCGGGAATGATGCGGGCCAGGGTCACCAGCCGGTCACCTACCCATGCACCACCGAGCAGCCACGGCAGGTATGCCGAGTATGACGGGAGGGATTGCAGGATGTCGTTGGTGTTCATGGTTGGCTTACTTTGAGAAAACTTCCATTATCTGTATGATGGCAGGTCCCAACAGCACCATCAGGAGCGTGGGGAAAATGAACAGAACGAGCGGAATGGTCATTTTGACCGGAATCTTTGCCGCCATCTCTTCAGCACGCTGGGTACGGCGTGAACGCAGCATGTCGGACTGCACCCGGAGCGACTCAGCCATGCCGGTGCCGAATTTGTCGGCCTGCACGAACATGGTGACGAGGTCGTTCATGTCTTTAAGATTCGTGCGGAGCGCCAGATTGCGCAGGGCTTCGATGCGGGTTGCTCCGGCTCGTATTTCAAGGACCGAGAGGTAAAACTCCTGGGCCAGATCGGGGTTGCCGCGGGCCATTTCCCGGGATATGCGGGCAATGGCCGAATCGATGCCCATGCCTGACTCGGTGCAGACGACCATGAGATCAATCATGTCCGGCAGGCTGTTGCGCATGCGTTCATGGCGCTGTTGGGTAATGAAGCGCAGCGCAAGTTCGGGGATGTAGTAGCCGGCCGCGGCTGTAGAGAGCACCAGCAGCAGGGACTGGGTGAGGGGGACGCCGGGCCGGAAGAAATACAGAAACAGCCCGAGTGCCGCCGGAAGCACCACGGTGAGGAGGGTTTTTACGGCAAAGTAGTAGCGGGGCGCATTTTTGCTGCGGATGCCGGCCTGCAGGAACTTGAGCTGGACTGCGGAGCTCTGCCACCCTTCTTCCGGGAGCGAAAGCCTGGAGAGGATGTTGATGACGTTTCCCACTGTTGCGGAATTGGCCGCCTTGGTCCCGGCCGATACGGCAGGGGTCCGGGCCGTGTCCTTGCCGGCAATTCCGCTGATGCGCTTGTTAAGGGCGTAGGCG encodes the following:
- a CDS encoding type II secretion system F family protein, giving the protein MQTILELLAIVLSGAAAVALVYVLYDWAAAYALNKRISGIAGKDTARTPAVSAGTKAANSATVGNVINILSRLSLPEEGWQSSAVQLKFLQAGIRSKNAPRYYFAVKTLLTVVLPAALGLFLYFFRPGVPLTQSLLLVLSTAAAGYYIPELALRFITQQRHERMRNSLPDMIDLMVVCTESGMGIDSAIARISREMARGNPDLAQEFYLSVLEIRAGATRIEALRNLALRTNLKDMNDLVTMFVQADKFGTGMAESLRVQSDMLRSRRTQRAEEMAAKIPVKMTIPLVLFIFPTLLMVLLGPAIIQIMEVFSK
- a CDS encoding prepilin peptidase, producing MNTNDILQSLPSYSAYLPWLLGGAWVGDRLVTLARIIPEQVLEEAEAPIDEWQGPGGGLKLPVPAGRRLWVPALNAGIWIYAANTATGEAIWGALILACLASTLLLLALADWDTTMLPDRVVLPLGLAGLGASYAGLTHQSLIASAASATIMLVMLGGLGWVYQQVKGVRGMGGGDLKLLAALAAWWGMQGVLYIVIASGIITVLWYAVWRQFKNFSPEAEWPFGPAIVIAALGWSILGTYASGTL
- a CDS encoding outer membrane beta-barrel protein; translated protein: MKKSVLAFLLAAICAAPSPAEASTDSYLSISGGMTMMGDSDLSGTLSGFSYTLQDAVKYEPGYAINVAYGLRKNDFRLELAAGYQANDVDKIGSIEANGVIKGDGDILSVMYNGYYDMECDVKSRI
- the ltrA gene encoding group II intron reverse transcriptase/maturase; its protein translation is MNTDNPVCAPSGLDWQGINWSRIKRQVRRLQARIAKATKEGRHGRVKALQWLLTHSHSGKVLAVKRVTENRGKNTPGVDGDVWKTSKAKANAAASLRRRGYKPLPLRRTYIPKKNGKQRPLGIPTMKDRAMQALYWLALEPVAETTADGNSYGFRPWRSTADVAEQCFICLARRDSAQWILEADIAGCFDAISHQWLVDNIPMDTPILRKWLKAGFVFNNELFPTASGTPQGGIISPGLANMSLDGLEQALATAFPQARRRGLKMHMVRYADDFIITGNSKEWLEHEIMPVVVDFLKKRGLWLSEEKTRVTHITEGFDFLGWNMRKYDGKLLIKPSKANIKAHLTKVRGIIKAKKTIKQVDLIGLLNPVLRGWANYHRHSVAKDVFARNDHEVWSMLWKWAKRRHPNKGLRWIMDKYFHARGGRKWVFVAEEADRKKERRLFLEASMPIQRHVKIRTKANPHDPVWREYFSARRTQMWKATPLSCRVPYGALFEA